In Desulfomonile tiedjei DSM 6799, a genomic segment contains:
- a CDS encoding aldehyde ferredoxin oxidoreductase family protein — protein MRYAETGFNLEIDLTRGNVERVESDPRDTELYLGGLGTNAKILWDRVPPEVDPFSPDNLLIFSAGLLCGTPATGCNRTIVSTVSPQTQLMSFSMMGGFFAPELKYAGYDKVILRGKSPKLVYIWINNDKVEIRDAAHLKGKGTVETAELIRQELKEPNAQVASIGLAGENRVYFASIEQGRSSASRGGIGAVMGDKGVKAIVVRGTKDVNVAQPAEFMDLCKEVLNYIKFRNDNPIPGVMPILAGLGSPQEMKVHDEKWHTENFMWGNSRVRRKDFWNDEIAKQWAETLDSMRTRLISCYNCPMTCGATISPPGLPTYMMKCFSKLTYTMAAFSDLEFGLGIAQSATEYGVDGFSTPQVMAFALELYENGILTDDDFPGMPADNEGRFYWLLDRIVRREGIGDILANGTYWAAKQIGKGAEAYAHNNIKKHEQLPLKLSMLNPIYFLMYCTGEKINITQIEGQFPQAPFLTMEEREAFVKDWFQVPDEKFKQYFLDWEPRGEKSMPFYPTVEMCCDIVDWQERMHYIDDALGMCAGLSSFPLKPPYHIHNYPKFISAGAGIDMDEEKLTQATKRYRTLIRAYNVRRGMRRKDDKPPENHWKKRFPELEKQLLDTYYQFKGWNRQGIPTKESLHELDLDYVAEEFEKRGIYSEDDTTPGESLAQATA, from the coding sequence ATGAGGTACGCAGAAACAGGGTTCAATTTAGAGATCGATCTAACCCGGGGAAACGTTGAAAGGGTAGAAAGCGATCCGAGAGATACCGAGCTTTATTTGGGGGGCCTCGGCACCAACGCGAAAATACTATGGGACAGGGTGCCTCCTGAAGTCGACCCCTTTTCACCCGATAATCTTCTCATATTCAGCGCAGGTCTCTTATGTGGCACGCCTGCTACCGGCTGCAATCGCACCATTGTTTCCACCGTCTCGCCCCAGACTCAGTTGATGTCTTTTTCCATGATGGGAGGTTTTTTCGCACCCGAACTGAAGTATGCCGGTTATGACAAAGTGATCCTACGCGGCAAGTCCCCCAAGCTGGTCTACATATGGATCAATAATGACAAAGTGGAAATACGCGATGCCGCCCATTTGAAGGGAAAAGGCACTGTCGAAACAGCCGAGCTTATCCGACAGGAATTGAAGGAACCAAATGCCCAGGTAGCTTCCATCGGACTGGCAGGCGAAAACAGAGTCTATTTTGCTTCCATCGAACAGGGCAGGTCCAGCGCCAGTCGAGGCGGTATCGGCGCAGTAATGGGAGACAAAGGTGTAAAAGCCATCGTTGTTCGTGGAACGAAGGACGTCAATGTCGCCCAACCGGCTGAGTTCATGGACCTCTGCAAAGAAGTGCTGAATTACATAAAATTCCGAAATGACAATCCGATTCCAGGTGTTATGCCCATTCTGGCCGGGCTCGGATCGCCCCAGGAAATGAAAGTCCACGATGAAAAGTGGCATACCGAAAATTTTATGTGGGGAAATTCACGTGTCCGCAGAAAAGACTTCTGGAACGATGAAATCGCAAAGCAGTGGGCTGAGACCCTGGACAGTATGCGGACGCGATTGATCAGTTGCTATAACTGTCCGATGACATGCGGAGCAACTATTTCTCCTCCCGGACTTCCCACGTACATGATGAAGTGTTTCTCGAAGCTCACTTATACCATGGCGGCCTTTTCGGACCTGGAATTCGGTCTGGGTATTGCTCAAAGCGCCACGGAGTACGGAGTTGACGGATTCTCGACTCCGCAAGTCATGGCCTTTGCCCTTGAGCTTTACGAGAACGGCATACTGACTGACGATGATTTCCCGGGAATGCCGGCAGATAATGAAGGGAGATTCTACTGGTTACTCGATAGAATTGTCCGGCGCGAAGGGATTGGAGACATCTTGGCCAATGGTACATATTGGGCGGCCAAGCAGATCGGTAAAGGCGCTGAGGCCTACGCTCATAACAATATAAAAAAACATGAGCAACTTCCTCTCAAGCTATCGATGCTGAATCCCATTTATTTCCTCATGTACTGTACCGGCGAGAAGATCAACATCACTCAGATTGAAGGGCAATTCCCTCAGGCTCCCTTCCTCACGATGGAGGAGAGAGAAGCGTTCGTGAAGGATTGGTTCCAGGTTCCCGATGAGAAATTCAAACAGTATTTCCTGGACTGGGAACCACGCGGAGAAAAATCGATGCCTTTCTATCCGACCGTTGAAATGTGTTGTGACATTGTCGACTGGCAGGAAAGAATGCACTACATCGATGATGCTCTGGGAATGTGCGCCGGTTTGTCTTCTTTTCCGCTGAAGCCTCCATATCACATCCACAATTATCCTAAATTCATATCCGCAGGTGCAGGGATTGATATGGATGAAGAGAAGCTGACACAAGCAACCAAGAGATATAGGACTTTGATCCGGGCCTACAATGTCAGAAGGGGCATGAGAAGGAAAGACGACAAGCCCCCTGAGAACCACTGGAAGAAGAGATTTCCCGAACTCGAAAAGCAACTTCTGGACACGTATTACCAGTTCAAAGGGTGGAACCGCCAAGGCATTCCCACCAAGGAATCTCTGCATGAGTTGGATTTGGATTACGTAGCCGAAGAGTTCGAGAAGAGGGGTATCTATTCAGAAGATGATACGACACCCGGTGAGAGTCTGGCGCAAGCGACTGCATAA
- a CDS encoding (4Fe-4S)-binding protein, whose product MAEKTKKKVKTIRVDVDKCNGCRACEVACSAFHATPKYSSNNPARSRIRVIREPIRDIYVPVYAGEYTPAECSGRDKYIIDGKQYDECAFCRASCPSRDTFKEPDSGLPLKCDMCESDPTLEKPICVQWCGVDALIYEEREEEVEETTEQEELETGLEALVNKFGMDKMMDTVARMLQSKKE is encoded by the coding sequence ATGGCTGAGAAAACAAAGAAAAAAGTTAAGACGATAAGAGTTGATGTGGACAAATGCAATGGTTGCCGAGCCTGTGAGGTAGCCTGCTCCGCTTTTCATGCCACACCCAAATATAGCAGCAATAATCCTGCGAGATCTCGTATTCGGGTGATTCGTGAACCTATTAGAGATATCTATGTTCCGGTGTACGCGGGTGAATACACGCCCGCCGAGTGCTCAGGCAGAGACAAGTACATCATAGACGGAAAACAATATGATGAATGCGCCTTCTGCAGAGCTTCCTGTCCATCCAGAGACACTTTCAAAGAACCCGATTCCGGCCTTCCTCTGAAGTGCGATATGTGTGAAAGCGACCCAACACTGGAAAAACCCATCTGTGTTCAATGGTGCGGTGTTGACGCCCTGATTTACGAAGAAAGGGAAGAGGAAGTAGAGGAAACTACGGAGCAGGAAGAGTTGGAGACCGGATTGGAAGCATTGGTAAACAAATTCGGAATGGACAAGATGATGGATACCGTAGCACGAATGTTACAATCAAAGAAGGAATAA
- a CDS encoding (Fe-S)-binding protein, which translates to MEIVTPLKEIVDEIKASGGDAFKRCFQCGLCDTVCPWNRVRSFSMRKIVREATFGLTEIESEDIWRCTTCGRCPQKCPRDVKQIESGVALRKIATAYQVFPPSVKPVRTASASLVGEGNPLSEERKNRANWAQGLSVQPFTEEMEILYFPGCYLSYDPRLKKVARATAEILNKAEVNFGILGEKESCCGESIRKTGEEELFRRLAKENIKTFIENGVKKILVSSPHCYHTFKNEYPEFMVHFEVIHLSQYLFQLIQEGRLQLNKSYEKKITYHDPCYLGRHNGIYDEPREVLKKVSGLELNEMIDSRVDSLCCGGGGGRIWMETPKGERFCDLRLEQAMSVGAEVLVTACPYCISNFEDSRLTLDAAEKIEVKDITEIIQAVI; encoded by the coding sequence ATGGAGATTGTAACCCCCTTAAAAGAGATCGTTGACGAAATAAAGGCGAGCGGTGGAGATGCCTTTAAGAGATGCTTTCAATGCGGGTTATGCGATACGGTTTGTCCGTGGAACAGAGTGCGAAGCTTCAGTATGCGCAAGATCGTCCGAGAGGCGACGTTCGGTCTGACTGAGATAGAGAGTGAAGATATCTGGCGTTGCACCACCTGCGGAAGATGCCCTCAGAAGTGCCCCAGGGACGTAAAACAGATAGAATCCGGGGTGGCATTACGCAAAATCGCCACGGCATACCAGGTCTTTCCGCCTTCAGTCAAGCCTGTCCGCACAGCCAGCGCAAGCCTCGTCGGCGAAGGTAACCCTTTGAGTGAAGAGCGTAAGAACAGGGCGAACTGGGCGCAAGGTCTCTCCGTACAACCCTTCACGGAAGAAATGGAGATCTTATATTTTCCGGGCTGCTACCTCAGTTACGACCCGAGATTGAAAAAGGTGGCAAGGGCCACAGCCGAAATCCTCAATAAGGCAGAGGTGAATTTCGGGATTCTGGGTGAAAAAGAGAGCTGCTGCGGAGAAAGTATCCGCAAGACCGGCGAAGAGGAATTGTTCCGACGCCTTGCCAAAGAAAACATCAAGACCTTTATCGAAAACGGGGTGAAGAAAATCCTCGTTTCATCCCCCCATTGTTATCATACCTTCAAGAATGAGTACCCCGAATTTATGGTGCACTTCGAGGTGATTCATCTCTCTCAGTATTTGTTCCAGCTCATTCAAGAGGGAAGGCTTCAGCTCAACAAGTCGTATGAAAAGAAAATTACCTATCATGACCCGTGCTATCTGGGCCGACATAACGGCATTTACGACGAACCGCGCGAAGTCTTGAAGAAGGTGTCCGGCCTGGAGTTGAATGAGATGATCGATTCACGGGTAGACAGCCTCTGTTGCGGCGGTGGCGGAGGCAGAATCTGGATGGAAACACCTAAGGGTGAGAGATTCTGCGATCTGAGATTGGAACAGGCCATGTCAGTGGGAGCAGAAGTGCTGGTAACAGCCTGCCCGTATTGCATCTCCAACTTCGAGGATAGCCGGTTAACCCTGGATGCCGCCGAAAAAATTGAAGTGAAAGATATCACGGAGATAATCCAGGCAGTGATTTAG
- a CDS encoding FAD-dependent oxidoreductase, translated as MEREQIEQICKGFADRNFGDVMVVGGGVSGIQASLDLATAGFRVYLVEKAPSIGGHMAQLDKTFPTNDCSMUILSPKLVEVGRHPNIEVLTYTEVNSVEGEAGDFTVSLTKKPRYIIEEKCTGCTTCVEYCPIEYPDKFNQEISKNKAVHVYFSQAIPLVSYIDESCIYLKEKKCRICEGVCQAKAIDFHQKPEKMEIKVGAIILSPGMEPFDPKVKDEYGYGKFQNVVTSMDYERLLSSTGPFEGEILRASDKKHPHKVAWIQCVGSRRVTQGDNSYCSGVCCTYTQKQVILTKDHNAEAECTIFHNDIRSFGKDFERYFKRTEDLPGIRFMRSYASIVGEDPETKNVKIRYATAEDGVKEEEFDMVVLSVGLNPPNDGKDIANKFGIELSSRGFCKIASSNPMETSRPGIFISGAFQGPVDIPESVFSASGAGSQIGEFLDYRRGKLAKDRVYPPERDVSQEEPRVGVFVCHCGANIGRIVNVPETVEYLKTLPNVVYAQEQLFSCATNSAKEITDMAKEKGLNRVVIAACSPRTLEPLFRDTLREAGINQYYFEMANIREHNSWVHSKEKEEATRKAKDIARMSVARACHLEPLQEYDLPVNKAALVIGGGIAGMNCALSIANQGHQVHLVERGKELGGIARRVHSTLDGMDVQEYLSDLIAKVYRHHLIHVYHDATITDATGYVGNFVTSVKSEKGFTQIKHGAAVLAIGADLYTPTEYLYGEDERVMTHLELEEGIAREDEKIVNAQSLVMIQCVGCRNEDRNYCSRLCCSESVKNALKLKEKNPEMDIYILFRDMRTYGFNEDYYREASNKDIKFIRYEPEDKPEVGVGEAEDGRPVLKVTVTDFILGKKLELDADVIALAAAIVPSAATKEIAGLFKVTLNPDGFFKEAHVKLRPVEFGTDGVYLCGLAHYPKFIQETINQAYGAAGRVLTLLSRDVVVASGSVCEVDENKCVSCGACITVCNYGAIDFYETPQGRRARVNPVLCKGDGLCNTVCATSAIVLKHFTDDEIMSEIDVAFPKKTVAPQVDEAVGDV; from the coding sequence ATGGAAAGAGAACAAATCGAACAGATTTGTAAGGGATTCGCAGACAGGAATTTCGGAGATGTCATGGTCGTAGGTGGAGGGGTCAGCGGTATTCAGGCCTCTCTGGACCTTGCCACTGCTGGTTTCAGGGTTTACCTGGTCGAGAAAGCGCCGAGCATCGGCGGCCACATGGCCCAGCTTGACAAGACCTTTCCGACCAATGACTGTTCCATGTGAATTCTCTCACCCAAGCTGGTCGAGGTCGGCCGGCACCCCAACATAGAGGTCCTCACCTATACTGAAGTTAACAGTGTAGAAGGGGAAGCGGGAGACTTCACGGTATCCCTGACGAAGAAGCCCAGATATATTATCGAGGAGAAATGCACAGGCTGTACGACGTGCGTAGAATACTGCCCCATCGAATATCCTGATAAATTCAATCAGGAAATATCGAAGAACAAGGCAGTCCACGTATACTTCTCTCAGGCAATTCCTCTTGTCTCATATATCGATGAGAGTTGCATTTATCTGAAAGAGAAGAAATGCCGTATTTGCGAGGGAGTATGTCAGGCCAAAGCCATAGATTTCCACCAAAAACCTGAGAAGATGGAAATCAAGGTAGGGGCGATCATTCTGTCCCCCGGCATGGAGCCCTTCGATCCTAAAGTGAAGGACGAATATGGCTACGGAAAGTTCCAGAACGTGGTCACCAGTATGGACTACGAACGGCTCTTGTCTTCCACCGGACCGTTCGAGGGCGAGATACTGCGTGCTTCGGACAAGAAGCATCCTCATAAAGTGGCCTGGATTCAATGCGTCGGTTCCAGACGGGTTACACAGGGCGATAACAGTTATTGCTCAGGAGTATGCTGCACGTACACCCAGAAGCAGGTGATTCTGACAAAGGATCATAACGCTGAGGCCGAGTGTACCATATTCCATAATGATATCCGATCCTTCGGTAAAGATTTTGAACGCTACTTCAAGAGGACGGAAGATCTTCCCGGGATCCGTTTTATGAGAAGCTACGCCTCGATCGTGGGGGAGGACCCGGAAACCAAGAACGTAAAGATACGATATGCTACGGCAGAAGATGGCGTAAAAGAAGAAGAATTCGATATGGTGGTATTATCCGTTGGATTGAACCCACCGAACGATGGAAAAGATATTGCGAACAAGTTCGGTATCGAGCTCAGTTCACGCGGATTCTGTAAAATAGCATCCTCCAATCCTATGGAAACCTCCCGGCCCGGGATTTTCATAAGCGGGGCTTTCCAGGGACCTGTAGATATCCCCGAGTCGGTATTCAGCGCCAGCGGAGCAGGTTCCCAGATTGGTGAGTTCCTCGATTACAGACGAGGAAAGCTTGCTAAAGACAGAGTGTATCCTCCCGAGAGGGATGTCTCCCAGGAGGAGCCGAGAGTTGGCGTATTCGTATGTCATTGCGGGGCCAATATCGGAAGAATAGTCAATGTTCCTGAAACTGTAGAGTACTTGAAGACGCTTCCGAATGTGGTGTACGCTCAGGAACAGTTATTTTCCTGCGCCACGAATTCTGCCAAAGAAATAACCGATATGGCAAAGGAAAAGGGGCTCAATCGGGTAGTCATCGCTGCATGCTCCCCGAGGACGCTTGAGCCCTTGTTCCGAGATACGCTGAGAGAAGCTGGAATTAATCAGTATTACTTCGAAATGGCCAATATCCGGGAGCACAATTCCTGGGTACACTCCAAAGAAAAGGAAGAGGCAACACGGAAGGCAAAGGATATTGCCCGGATGTCGGTTGCCCGAGCCTGCCACCTGGAGCCGTTGCAGGAATACGATCTGCCGGTCAACAAAGCCGCACTGGTGATCGGTGGAGGCATTGCCGGCATGAATTGTGCCCTGTCCATAGCCAATCAGGGGCATCAGGTCCACCTGGTGGAAAGGGGCAAGGAGCTTGGAGGAATAGCACGAAGGGTTCACTCCACACTGGATGGAATGGATGTTCAGGAGTACCTGAGCGATCTCATAGCAAAGGTCTATCGACATCACCTGATCCACGTGTACCATGATGCGACAATCACTGACGCTACAGGGTATGTCGGCAATTTCGTGACCTCGGTGAAGTCTGAAAAAGGGTTCACACAGATAAAGCACGGTGCAGCAGTTCTTGCCATAGGTGCCGATCTCTATACGCCGACCGAATACCTCTACGGAGAAGATGAAAGGGTGATGACTCACCTCGAGTTGGAGGAAGGGATCGCCAGGGAAGACGAGAAAATCGTTAACGCTCAAAGTCTCGTGATGATCCAGTGTGTAGGCTGCAGAAACGAAGACAGAAATTACTGTAGCCGGCTATGCTGCAGTGAATCCGTGAAGAATGCACTGAAGCTGAAAGAGAAGAATCCGGAGATGGATATTTATATTCTCTTCCGGGATATGAGAACGTACGGATTCAATGAGGATTATTACCGGGAAGCGTCGAACAAGGATATAAAGTTCATTCGCTATGAGCCGGAAGATAAACCTGAAGTTGGAGTCGGTGAGGCCGAGGATGGACGACCCGTCCTCAAAGTTACGGTAACCGACTTCATTTTGGGGAAGAAGCTTGAACTGGATGCTGATGTTATCGCTTTGGCTGCCGCTATTGTTCCGTCTGCAGCGACCAAGGAAATAGCGGGTCTCTTCAAAGTGACGTTGAATCCGGACGGCTTCTTCAAAGAAGCTCATGTCAAATTGCGACCCGTCGAGTTCGGAACAGACGGCGTTTATCTCTGTGGATTGGCTCATTATCCCAAGTTCATACAGGAAACGATCAATCAGGCTTACGGAGCTGCGGGCCGGGTTCTGACACTTCTCTCCCGTGATGTAGTGGTTGCCTCCGGTTCCGTGTGCGAAGTGGATGAGAACAAATGCGTTTCCTGCGGAGCATGTATCACGGTGTGCAACTACGGCGCCATAGACTTTTATGAAACGCCCCAGGGCCGCAGAGCCAGAGTTAACCCTGTCCTCTGCAAAGGGGACGGCCTGTGCAACACCGTATGCGCAACGTCTGCGATAGTGCTGAAACACTTTACAGACGATGAGATCATGAGTGAAATTGATGTCGCATTTCCCAAGAAGACTGTCGCTCCCCAAGTGGATGAGGCAGTTGGAGATGTCTAG
- a CDS encoding hydrogenase iron-sulfur subunit encodes MSAGLKFKPNILGFVCHWUAYGAADLAGVSRSQYTTEIRLIRVMCSGRVDLSHVFRAFSNGADGVFVGACHLNECNYITHGNYHALTMVSLAKKLLERIGLNPERLHIEFMSGSEANIFVEGVNSFVKRVKNLGPLGRAEGMNDKELQFQLQAVTGLIPYIRLVERERLRLPAMPEEEYRKFFESDELKRIFEETVGEKLAIAQIVSLLREGPLSTADIAKTLGLTPSKVSKYLNTSSKQRLVRYDQSQKCFALA; translated from the coding sequence ATGAGTGCAGGACTTAAATTCAAACCGAATATCTTAGGGTTTGTGTGCCACTGGTGAGCATACGGCGCAGCCGACTTAGCTGGAGTTTCCAGAAGTCAATATACAACTGAAATAAGACTCATTCGCGTCATGTGTTCCGGACGAGTCGATTTGTCACATGTGTTCCGGGCTTTCTCAAATGGAGCGGATGGGGTGTTCGTTGGCGCCTGCCACTTGAATGAATGCAACTATATCACCCATGGAAATTACCATGCCTTGACCATGGTCAGTCTGGCCAAGAAACTGCTGGAACGCATCGGGTTGAATCCTGAAAGATTGCATATCGAGTTCATGTCCGGCAGTGAAGCCAACATTTTCGTCGAAGGGGTCAATAGCTTTGTCAAAAGGGTCAAGAACCTTGGTCCGCTTGGCCGAGCCGAAGGCATGAACGATAAGGAATTGCAGTTTCAGTTACAGGCGGTCACCGGGCTTATCCCTTACATCAGACTGGTGGAAAGGGAAAGGCTGAGACTGCCTGCTATGCCGGAAGAGGAATACCGCAAATTTTTCGAGAGTGACGAGCTGAAACGGATATTCGAGGAGACTGTCGGAGAAAAACTGGCAATAGCCCAGATCGTGTCACTTCTGAGGGAGGGACCTCTTTCAACTGCAGATATCGCAAAGACGTTGGGCCTGACTCCGTCCAAGGTATCGAAATACCTTAACACCTCATCGAAGCAAAGATTGGTCCGTTACGATCAAAGTCAGAAGTGCTTCGCTCTCGCTTGA
- a CDS encoding complex I 24 kDa subunit family protein has translation MDTDKIDQIIDKYDCDPSYLIQVLLDIQAENNWLPKEALERVAKRLQVPMTRIQHIATFYKAFSLVPKGRHQIHVCMGTACHVRGASRVLDTVQGLTGIEPGETDLDLKFSLETVNCLGCCALGPVVEIDGKTHGKMAPAQTADVLKNYD, from the coding sequence ATGGACACAGACAAAATCGACCAGATAATTGACAAATACGACTGCGATCCCAGTTATCTCATTCAGGTCTTACTGGACATTCAGGCAGAAAATAACTGGCTTCCCAAAGAGGCATTGGAGCGAGTTGCGAAGAGACTTCAGGTTCCCATGACTCGGATACAGCATATAGCGACTTTCTACAAAGCCTTTAGTCTGGTTCCCAAGGGACGTCATCAAATTCACGTTTGTATGGGAACGGCCTGCCATGTCCGGGGTGCATCGCGTGTGCTCGATACCGTGCAAGGCCTTACGGGAATTGAACCGGGTGAAACAGACCTGGATCTGAAGTTTAGCCTGGAGACCGTTAACTGCCTCGGCTGCTGTGCTTTGGGACCTGTGGTGGAGATCGATGGAAAAACACACGGTAAAATGGCGCCCGCACAGACCGCAGACGTGTTAAAGAACTACGATTAA
- a CDS encoding NADH-ubiquinone oxidoreductase-F iron-sulfur binding region domain-containing protein, which produces MSRINSPAELEAFRRDILSERDPNKTCITLCSGSACHASESRAVAVSFQEEIQKQGLNGEVEFRRTGCHGFCERGPIVVIRPDDICYFQIKPEDVPEIISETIKGKKIIERLLYTDPATNEKIVHESEIPFYKNQGRIVFGSNVNVDPKNIQDYLAIGGYSALAKVLSGMTPDRVLQEVKKANLRGRGGGGFPAGSKWEGSRNAPGDTKYVIVNADEGDPGAYMDRSLLEGNPHSVLEGLTLGAYAIGAQEGYIYVRQEYPLAVENVHIAIRQAEEYGLLGKNILGSGFDFVVKVHKGAGAFVCGESTALMTALEGRAGEPRPKYIRSNVVGLWGKPSVLNNVETWANVPLIINNGADWFTQYGTDTSKGTKIFSLVGKITNTGLVEVPMGTTLRDIIYNIGGGIPGGKKFKAVQTGGPSGGCIPEELLDLPVGFDELTKAGSMMGSGGMIIMDEDTCMVDVARYFLEFLTDESCGKCVPCREGMRQMLKILTNITKGKGKEGDIELLEQLAETAIEASLCALGKSSPNPFLSTLKYFRDEYEAHVKEKRCPALSCKELISFYIDPAKCQACTTCFKKCPSDAIIGGKNLIHIVDQEKCTKCGTCFEVCPSRFRAVTKISGEPVPPPVPEEARTVVRQKKQK; this is translated from the coding sequence ATGTCGCGGATAAATTCTCCCGCTGAATTGGAAGCATTCAGAAGAGACATCCTCTCGGAAAGAGACCCGAATAAAACCTGTATTACGCTCTGTTCCGGATCGGCTTGCCATGCTTCTGAAAGTCGCGCAGTGGCCGTCAGTTTCCAGGAAGAAATCCAGAAACAGGGCTTGAACGGTGAGGTGGAATTCAGAAGGACCGGCTGCCACGGCTTTTGCGAACGGGGCCCCATTGTTGTTATCCGACCTGACGATATCTGTTATTTCCAGATAAAGCCTGAGGATGTTCCGGAAATCATCTCTGAAACGATAAAGGGAAAGAAGATCATAGAGCGTTTGCTCTATACCGACCCTGCCACCAATGAGAAGATAGTTCATGAATCCGAGATTCCTTTTTATAAGAATCAAGGGCGTATAGTTTTCGGTTCCAACGTCAATGTCGATCCCAAGAATATCCAGGACTATCTGGCAATTGGAGGCTATTCCGCTCTTGCCAAGGTTCTTTCCGGAATGACCCCCGATCGGGTATTACAGGAAGTCAAGAAAGCAAACCTGAGAGGGAGGGGCGGCGGTGGCTTTCCTGCAGGGTCCAAGTGGGAAGGATCCCGGAATGCTCCGGGCGACACGAAGTACGTGATAGTCAATGCGGACGAGGGCGATCCCGGAGCTTACATGGACAGGAGCCTTCTCGAAGGAAATCCTCACTCTGTTCTGGAAGGGTTGACGCTTGGCGCCTATGCCATCGGTGCCCAGGAGGGGTATATTTATGTGCGGCAGGAATACCCCTTAGCGGTTGAAAATGTGCATATCGCTATCCGGCAGGCCGAAGAGTATGGCCTTCTTGGAAAAAACATACTTGGCTCGGGCTTCGATTTCGTCGTAAAGGTGCACAAAGGAGCCGGCGCTTTCGTCTGCGGTGAATCGACTGCTCTGATGACAGCGTTGGAGGGTAGGGCAGGCGAGCCCAGACCCAAGTACATCCGCTCCAACGTTGTGGGACTCTGGGGGAAGCCCAGCGTTTTGAACAACGTCGAGACATGGGCCAACGTGCCGCTTATCATCAATAACGGAGCCGACTGGTTCACTCAGTATGGGACCGATACAAGCAAAGGAACGAAGATTTTCTCCCTTGTCGGCAAAATAACCAACACAGGCCTCGTTGAAGTGCCCATGGGCACCACTCTGAGAGATATTATCTACAATATCGGCGGCGGAATCCCCGGAGGCAAGAAGTTTAAGGCTGTGCAGACCGGAGGACCTTCCGGCGGATGTATTCCCGAGGAATTGTTGGATTTGCCGGTTGGTTTTGATGAACTCACCAAAGCCGGATCGATGATGGGCTCTGGTGGGATGATCATCATGGACGAAGACACCTGTATGGTCGATGTCGCGAGATACTTCCTCGAGTTCCTCACTGACGAATCGTGCGGTAAATGTGTCCCGTGCCGTGAGGGCATGAGGCAGATGCTGAAGATTCTGACCAATATCACCAAAGGGAAGGGGAAAGAGGGCGATATCGAGCTCCTGGAGCAGCTAGCGGAAACGGCCATTGAAGCCTCTCTCTGTGCCTTGGGTAAGAGTTCCCCCAACCCATTTTTGAGCACGCTGAAATACTTTAGGGATGAATACGAGGCTCATGTCAAGGAGAAGCGATGTCCGGCTCTCTCGTGCAAGGAGTTGATCTCTTTCTATATAGACCCGGCGAAATGCCAGGCTTGCACGACGTGTTTCAAGAAATGTCCTTCTGACGCAATCATAGGTGGCAAGAACCTGATTCACATCGTTGACCAGGAGAAATGCACAAAGTGCGGAACCTGCTTTGAAGTGTGTCCTTCCCGTTTTCGTGCTGTTACGAAAATTTCAGGCGAACCTGTTCCGCCTCCTGTACCCGAAGAAGCTCGAACCGTAGTGAGGCAGAAGAAACAAAAATGA
- a CDS encoding 2Fe-2S iron-sulfur cluster-binding protein: MSEILLKIDGKEVKAKQDMTLLEAARSVGISIPTLCHHEKLEPFGGCRLCIVEVESRGWTKIVVSCVYPVEKDIVVRTRSEKIDRIRKMILELQMAHAPDSFILQDLAKEYGADRNRFEKEPSFCIHCGLCVRYCAEVKKKNAVGFVDRGIRKEISFIPEIASKECWNCKECFPLCPTEALQAAYVFVEALAFPPESTHQCQCDKGNSAGSACGHSHK, translated from the coding sequence ATGAGCGAAATCCTCTTAAAGATTGACGGAAAAGAAGTCAAAGCGAAGCAGGACATGACTCTTTTGGAGGCAGCCCGGAGTGTTGGAATATCAATCCCCACGCTGTGTCACCACGAGAAACTGGAACCGTTTGGAGGCTGCCGGCTCTGTATAGTGGAAGTAGAAAGTCGCGGCTGGACAAAAATCGTTGTTTCCTGCGTCTACCCCGTGGAGAAGGATATAGTCGTTAGAACCAGATCCGAGAAGATCGACAGAATTCGCAAGATGATCCTGGAACTCCAGATGGCTCATGCTCCTGATTCATTTATCTTGCAAGATCTGGCCAAAGAGTATGGAGCAGACAGGAATCGCTTTGAAAAAGAGCCCTCTTTTTGTATCCATTGCGGTCTCTGTGTAAGATACTGTGCTGAAGTCAAGAAGAAGAACGCTGTGGGGTTTGTAGATAGGGGAATAAGGAAAGAGATAAGCTTCATCCCTGAGATAGCTTCCAAGGAGTGCTGGAACTGCAAGGAGTGTTTTCCTCTTTGCCCGACAGAGGCACTGCAGGCGGCGTACGTTTTCGTTGAAGCTCTCGCGTTTCCCCCGGAATCAACCCATCAGTGTCAGTGCGATAAGGGAAATTCTGCGGGATCAGCCTGCGGGCATTCTCACAAATAA